One Anolis carolinensis isolate JA03-04 chromosome 5, rAnoCar3.1.pri, whole genome shotgun sequence DNA segment encodes these proteins:
- the zcrb1 gene encoding zinc finger CCHC-type and RNA-binding motif-containing protein 1 gives MSGGLAPSKSTVYVSNLPFSLTNNDLYRIFSKYGKVVKVTIMKDKDTRKSKGVAFILFLDKESAQNCSRALNNKQLFGRVIKASIAIDNGRAAEFIRRRNYYDKSKCYECGEAGHLSYACPKNMLGEREPPKKKEKKKKKKITEPEEEIEEEEESEDEGEDPALDSLSQAIAFQQAKIEEEQQRAIQLAGETSTSDSRRPRIKKSAYFSDEEELSD, from the exons atgagtgGAGGATTAGCTCCAAGCAAAAGTACAGTTTATGTGTCTAATTTGCCCTTCTCATTGACAAACAATGACTTATATAGG attttttccaAATATGGCAAAGTGGTTAA agttacAATTATGAAAGACAAAGATACCCGAAAGAGTAAAGGGGTTGCATTTATTTTGTTCTTGGATAAAGAATCGGCACAGAACTGTTCTCGTGCACTTAACAATAAGCAA CTGTTTGGAAGagtaataaaagcaagtattgcTATTGACAATGGAAGAGCTGCAGAATTCATTCGAAGGCGAAACTACTATGACAAATCAAAGTGCTATGAATGTGGA gAAGCAGGACATTTAAGCTATGCTTGTCCTAAGAATATGCTAGGAGAACGTGAGCcacccaaaaagaaagaaaagaagaagaagaagaaaataactgAACCAGAAGAAGAAAT tgaggaagaagaagagagtgaGGATGAAGGAGAAGACCCTGCTCTTGATAGCCTCAGCCAAGCTATAGCTTTCCAG CAAGCTAAAATTGAAGAAGAACAACAAAGGGCAATACAGCTTGCAGGTGAAACCTCAACATCAGATTCAAGACGACCACGGATCAAAAAAAGTGCATATTTTAGTGATGAGGAAGAACTTAGTGATTGA